A single Stutzerimonas stutzeri DNA region contains:
- the thrC gene encoding threonine synthase, translating into MRYISTRGQAPALNFEDVLLTGLASDGGLYVPENLPRFTVEEIASWAGLPYHELAFKVMRPFVAGSIPDADFKQILEETYGVFAHSAVAPLRQLNGNEWLLELFHGPTLAFKDFALQLLGRLLDYVLAKRGERVVIIGATSGDTGSAAIEGCRRCDNVDIFILHPHNRVSEVQRRQMTTIFGDNIHNLAIEGNFDDCQEMVKDSFADQGFLKGTRLVAVNSINWARIMAQIVYYFHAALQLGGPARSVAFSVPTGNFGDIFAGYLARNMGLPISQLVVATNRNDILHRFMSGNRYDKDTLHPSLSPSMDIMVSSNFERLLFDLHGRNGAAVAELMSTFKSSGKLAVAEERWTEARKLFDSLAVDDEQTCTTIAEVFAATGELLDPHTAIGVHAARECRRSLSIPMVTLATAHPVKFPEAVEKAGVGKALELPAHLTDLFERPERCTVLANDLKAMQAFVGEHGNRGKPL; encoded by the coding sequence GACGGTGGTCTGTACGTGCCGGAGAACCTGCCACGCTTCACGGTCGAGGAAATCGCATCCTGGGCCGGGCTGCCTTATCACGAACTGGCGTTCAAAGTGATGCGCCCCTTCGTTGCCGGCAGTATCCCCGACGCGGACTTCAAGCAGATTCTGGAAGAAACCTACGGTGTGTTCGCCCACAGTGCCGTCGCCCCGCTGCGTCAGTTGAACGGTAACGAATGGCTGCTGGAGCTGTTCCATGGGCCGACCCTGGCGTTCAAGGACTTTGCGCTGCAACTGCTTGGACGCCTGCTCGACTACGTGCTGGCCAAGCGTGGTGAGCGCGTGGTGATCATCGGTGCGACCTCCGGCGATACCGGTTCGGCCGCGATCGAAGGCTGCCGACGCTGCGACAACGTCGACATTTTCATCCTGCATCCGCACAACCGTGTGTCGGAAGTGCAGCGCCGGCAGATGACCACCATCTTCGGCGACAACATTCACAACCTCGCGATCGAAGGCAACTTCGATGATTGCCAGGAGATGGTCAAGGACAGCTTTGCCGATCAGGGCTTCCTCAAGGGCACTCGGCTGGTTGCGGTGAACTCGATCAACTGGGCGCGGATCATGGCTCAGATCGTCTACTACTTCCATGCGGCGCTGCAGCTGGGCGGACCGGCGCGTTCGGTGGCGTTCTCCGTGCCGACCGGCAACTTCGGCGATATTTTTGCCGGCTATCTGGCACGCAACATGGGGCTGCCCATCAGTCAGCTGGTGGTCGCGACCAACCGCAACGACATCCTGCACCGCTTCATGAGCGGCAACCGTTATGACAAGGACACGCTGCACCCGTCGCTTTCGCCTTCCATGGACATCATGGTGTCGTCGAATTTCGAGCGCCTGCTGTTCGATCTGCACGGGCGTAACGGAGCGGCCGTTGCCGAGTTGATGAGCACCTTCAAGTCCAGCGGCAAGTTGGCCGTGGCCGAAGAGCGCTGGACCGAGGCCCGCAAGCTGTTCGACTCGCTGGCCGTGGATGACGAGCAGACCTGCACGACGATCGCCGAGGTCTTCGCCGCCACCGGCGAGCTGCTCGATCCGCACACCGCAATCGGTGTCCATGCGGCGCGTGAATGCCGCCGCAGCCTGTCGATCCCGATGGTGACGCTGGCGACCGCCCATCCGGTGAAATTCCCCGAGGCGGTCGAAAAGGCGGGTGTCGGCAAGGCGCTCGAGCTTCCGGCTCACTTAACGGACCTGTTCGAGCGGCCTGAGCGCTGCACGGTACTGGCCAACGACCTCAAGGCGATGCAGGCCTTCGTCGGTGAGCACGGCAATCGCGGCAAACCGCTGTGA